A portion of the Blastopirellula sediminis genome contains these proteins:
- a CDS encoding DUF1559 domain-containing protein: MSRSSQSRRGFTLVELLVVIAIIGVLIALLLPAVQQAREAARRMQCSNNLKQQGLALHNYHDVFQSFPPGYVTPNRISWQAMILPQLEQTGLNDQLAAAGAFTADSADSAKPVWHNNPAIVSAGATPLAQTVIQAYICPSDPSDELNTKLRSDDSTNPGQYAKSNYVGTYTAAFYNSAGTKTEDRNAMFYANSKRNFRDMIDGTSNTLVVAERGTVSNYVGSLWIGWHDLEPGRTTGDRWFMGHVRINRLSNDTQYPINGTIGHAASSSHPGGAQFLFGDGAVHFIGETVDVRTYSALGTINGGEVIGEY, encoded by the coding sequence ATGTCTCGCAGTAGCCAGTCCCGACGTGGTTTCACGTTGGTTGAATTGTTGGTGGTGATCGCCATCATTGGCGTTTTGATCGCATTGTTGCTGCCGGCTGTGCAGCAAGCCCGCGAAGCGGCTCGACGGATGCAGTGCAGCAACAACTTGAAGCAGCAAGGCCTCGCGCTGCACAACTACCACGACGTCTTTCAAAGCTTTCCGCCTGGGTACGTCACTCCGAATCGGATCAGCTGGCAGGCGATGATTTTGCCGCAGTTGGAGCAAACGGGGCTTAACGATCAACTGGCTGCGGCCGGCGCTTTCACGGCGGACAGCGCCGACTCGGCGAAACCGGTTTGGCACAACAACCCGGCGATCGTCTCGGCAGGAGCGACGCCGCTGGCGCAAACCGTAATCCAAGCCTACATCTGCCCCTCCGATCCTTCGGACGAACTGAATACGAAATTGCGATCGGACGACTCGACCAATCCGGGGCAGTATGCGAAGTCGAACTACGTCGGAACGTATACCGCCGCGTTCTACAACAGCGCCGGGACCAAGACGGAAGATCGCAACGCGATGTTCTACGCCAACTCGAAGCGGAATTTCCGCGACATGATTGACGGCACCAGCAATACGCTGGTCGTCGCCGAACGGGGGACCGTTTCCAACTATGTCGGCTCGCTATGGATTGGCTGGCACGATCTTGAGCCGGGCCGAACGACTGGGGATCGTTGGTTCATGGGACATGTCCGGATCAACCGCTTGAGCAATGACACGCAATATCCGATCAATGGCACCATTGGTCACGCCGCGAGCAGTTCGCATCCGGGCGGCGCTCAGTTCTTATTCGGCGACGGGGCGGTTCACTTCATCGGCGAGACTGTCGATGTGCGGACCTATTCGGCCCTGGGGACGATCAACGGCGGCGAAGTGATCGGCGAGTACTAG